In Pseudobacteroides sp., one DNA window encodes the following:
- a CDS encoding lipopolysaccharide biosynthesis protein codes for MDVLSNKLLSGFLKSLGIIFIFKIFTQAVNIAMSIVAARELGPVRIGDFAIINSIAGFLAIPLVMGINISMNKYLPAMDEKNQEEVISTTILSNIPISLVFIAIYYIFSNMICSLLNIPKWLLLNSILLGILTAYYIISESFLRGQKKYIQVCITKLFFVILFTVSLLVQFYIMERKTLDSYLITNYIAFTLFIIASLALTGVKRFAFKKKTVAFVYSYGFVNMLCAGLSVFLTSSDLYFVKCFCDPYQTGLYSVYIGNTRNLFGLFFYEIFSVVFLPTIAVMDKKAIYKKIAKYCLPIFSVLFLAGVLWSSFTILMYGKKYEFNLLYIILASVTLGIMSIYQLFSFTVAMGGAEETKFNLIAAAIPLPLIIFIQYILTKFMGISGAFIANMLVNLILLFTLLLLVRRLWTRQKFSFNG; via the coding sequence ATGGATGTATTGTCAAATAAGCTTTTAAGCGGTTTTTTAAAAAGTCTGGGCATAATCTTTATATTTAAGATTTTTACACAGGCAGTCAATATTGCCATGTCTATAGTAGCAGCAAGAGAGCTGGGACCTGTTAGAATAGGGGATTTTGCAATAATTAATAGCATAGCGGGTTTTCTGGCGATTCCTTTGGTAATGGGTATAAATATATCCATGAATAAATACTTGCCTGCCATGGATGAGAAAAATCAAGAAGAAGTTATATCAACTACCATACTAAGCAATATTCCTATTTCACTTGTTTTTATAGCAATATACTATATCTTCTCCAATATGATCTGTAGTTTGCTCAATATCCCAAAATGGCTCCTATTAAATTCGATTCTTCTAGGTATATTGACTGCATATTACATTATTAGTGAATCCTTTTTAAGGGGGCAAAAGAAATACATTCAGGTTTGTATAACAAAATTATTCTTTGTCATTTTATTTACAGTGTCCTTGTTAGTTCAATTTTATATTATGGAGAGAAAAACTTTAGATTCATACCTGATTACTAATTATATAGCTTTCACACTTTTTATTATTGCTTCACTGGCTTTGACAGGAGTAAAAAGGTTTGCTTTCAAAAAGAAAACAGTTGCTTTTGTTTACTCTTACGGCTTCGTTAATATGCTATGTGCAGGGCTCAGCGTGTTTTTAACAAGCAGTGATCTGTATTTTGTTAAATGCTTCTGTGATCCATATCAGACAGGCCTATACTCGGTTTATATAGGAAACACAAGAAATCTTTTCGGACTTTTCTTTTATGAAATATTTAGTGTTGTTTTTCTGCCTACAATTGCCGTCATGGATAAGAAAGCAATATATAAGAAGATTGCAAAATACTGCTTGCCTATATTTTCAGTTCTGTTTTTAGCAGGTGTCCTCTGGTCTTCATTTACTATTTTAATGTATGGGAAGAAATATGAATTCAACCTGCTCTACATTATATTGGCATCGGTAACATTAGGAATTATGTCAATATACCAGTTATTCAGCTTCACTGTAGCTATGGGAGGAGCCGAGGAAACAAAATTTAACCTGATAGCAGCGGCTATACCGCTTCCATTAATTATCTTTATACAATATATCCTTACAAAGTTCATGGGTATATCGGGAGCATTTATAGCCAATATGTTGGTAAATCTGATACTGCTTTTCACTCTGCTGCTACTGGTACGTCGGCTTTGGACA